The Deltaproteobacteria bacterium nucleotide sequence CTGGTGCGGCCCGTCTCGCTCTCGCGCGTGGACCGGCTCGCGCTCGGAGCGCCGGTGCAGGTGCACGGCCCCGCGCTTCTCGCGCTCGACGGCGAGCGCGAGCTGCTTCTGCCCGAAGGGACGGTCGCGCGGATGACCATCACCCGCTCGGGACCGCCCGTGGTCGACATCGGCCGCTGTCTCGAAGCGGCGCGTGAGCGCGGATTCCTGCGCGTGAAGGAGAGCTCGAGATGAAGAAGACGCCTTACGTCCTCCAGACCGGGATGGGCGTGGACCTGCACGGGGGCGACGACACCACCGCGGCGCGCCGCGCCGTGGACCACGCGATCCGCCGCAACAGCCTGCTCTTCCTGCGCGAGCTCGATCTTGGCGGCGGGGACTCGATCCACGTCGACGTCGCGATCGCGTGTCCGCACCCCGAGCGCGTCGACCTAGACTCCGTGCGCGCGGCGCTTCCGGTCGGAATCGTCACCGTCCGAGCCGAGAAGGGCGGAATGCTCGCGGACTCGGGAACCGCGGCCGATCCGGCGCTGATCGCGATCGCGGCGGTGCGGGTCAGCGTCTCGCGCTAGCAGGTCACGCGGAAACAGCGTGACTCGGCTTGTGCCTCGCGACAGGCGCGGCGGTCTCGGGCGGCGCGCCCGCGAAGCGCGCCAGGCGGGTGCGCTGGAGCACGAGGGTCAGGCACGCGGCGAGAACCCAGATGATCGCCGCGATCAGCGCGATCGGAAGCGGCTCGATGAAGCGGAGCACGCCGCGGATCACCAGCGGGTGACACAGGAAGATCCCGGCCGTCATGGTGCGGATCCGGAACAGGAGCGCGTTCGACGGATACGAGACCGCGAAGCCGAGGCCGATCAGGAACGCGCCCACCGCGAAGCGCAGCGGGAAGGTGTCGCGGTCGACGTACCAGACGGCGAGGCCGCTCAAAGCGACCGCGCCCGCGAAGCAGAGCATCGCAAGCGGCCAGCGCGGCGTCCGCGGCAGCGCGATGATCCGACAGAACGCCACCGAGATCGGCACCGCGGGAATCGCCCAGACCCACTCGTACACGCCGATCGAGACGTGCGGGCGCAGCGCCGGGCCGGCGTGGAAGAGCAGCGGCGAGAGCAGCAGGACGACGGCGACGAAGACCCTGCTCGGCACGTTGCGCGAGGCCAGGCGCAGCGCCTCGACCGCGACGCAGACGCCGAGCGCGACCGGCATGAACCAGAGGTGGTAGTAGCTGCCCCGCCAGATCATGCTCGGCTCGAACCAGCTGAACGCCGGCTGCTCGTGTCGGAGCGCGGAGAAGCTGAGCAAGGCGGCGTAGACGACCCACCAGAACGCGAAGGGCGTCAGATAGCGCCTGGCGCGCTCCGCCAGGAACGGGCGGAGCGGCCGCTCGCCAGAGTGCAGGCCCACGCTCACACCGCTCATCAGCAGGAAGATCTCCATGCCGATGCCGAGTCGGAACATCGAGCCGTCGCCGAGCGCGCCGCCCGTGTGATAGGCGACGATGTCGAAGCTGGCGAACAGGCGCACCAGGTCGAGCAGTCCGGAGCGGCTGCCGCCACCCGCGCCTCGAGGAGCTGCGGAACCCGTTTTGGAGCTAGGCGACATGCATATTCGTCGGCCGCATGATAGGCGATCGTGAGTCCCGGGCGCAATCGAGACCGCGGCTCGGGTCGTCTCCGCGGCGTGAACCTCGGCGGCTGGCTCGTGCTCGAGAAGTGGATGACGCCGAGCCTCTTCGCGGGGCTCGCGGCTCGGGACGAGACCTCGTTCTGCGCGGAGCTCGGCCGAGAACGGGCGGCGCAGCGCCTCCGAGCGCACTGGGACGCCTTCGTCTCGCGCGACGACTTCGCCTGGCTGGCCGAGATCGGCATCGACGCGGTCCGCATTCCGCTCGGGCACTGGATCTTCGGGCCGCCGTATCCGTACCACGAGAGCTACGGCGCCGACCCGCACCCCTACGTCGAGGGCGGGATCGACGTGCTCGACCGCGCGCTCGACCAGGCGGCGGAGCACGGGCTTCGCGTCGCGCTCGATCTGCACGCGGCGCCGGGCTGCCAGAACGGCTTCGACAACGGCGGAATCCAGGACGTGTGTGACTGGCACACTCGCGAGGAGTATCTCGCGCACTCGGTCGACGTGCTCGCGCGACTCGCGTCGCGCTACCGCGGCCACGCGGCGCTGCACGCGATCGAGCTTCTGAACGAGCCGCGCTGGGACGTGCCGACGGAGCTTCTGAAGGGCTGGTACCTGCGCGCGTACGCCGCGGTGCGCGCGCACTGCCGCGCCGAGGACGTGGCCGTGATCGTCCACGACGGCTTCCGCTCGCACCGCGAGTATCTCGGCTTCCTGCAGCCGCCGCGCTTCGAGAACGCGATCCTCGACGTGCACCGCTACCAGTGCTTCGACCCGGCGGACATCGCGCTCGACCTCGCCGGGCACGTGCACAAGGCGGGGGTTCTGTGGCGGGACGAGGCCGAGACGATCCAGGCCGAGCTCGGCCTGCCCGCGATCGTCGGCGAGTGGAGCCTCGGGCTCGCGCCCGCGACGACAGCGGCGACGGAGCCCGCCGTGCTCGACGCGGCGCTCCGCGCCTACGCGTCGGCGCAGCTCGAAGCCTTCGAGCGCTACCACGGCTGGTTCTTCTGGAGCTACCGCACGGAGACCATGCCGGCCTGGAGCCTGCGCGACTCGGTCGAGCGCGGCTGGCTGCCGCGGCGCTTCGATTGAGCGGCTAGAGGTACTTCTTCTCGCGCAGGCGCGTGAGAACGATCTTGCGCTGGTGCAGCGGCTCGAGCCCGGGGTGGAAGCTGATCGTGAGCACGCCCGCGTCGGGCAGCTCGCGGTGCAGCATCTCCAGGATCAGCCGCTCGCCCTTGGGGTCGAAGGCGTCGGTCGCCTCTTCCATGAAGATCCAGGCCGGCCGCTGCAGAAACACGCGCACGAAGCCGAGCCGCTGCTGCGCGCGCAGCGGCAGCACCTGCTCCCAGCTCGCGGCGTCGTCGAGGCGCGGAGCCAGCCAGGCGACGCCTGCGCACTCGAGCGCGTAGCGGATCCGCTCGTCGCTGTGCGCGTCCGGCGGACGCGGATAGCAGAGGGCGCGGCGCAGCGTGCCCTCGGGCAGGAACGGCCGCTGCGGCATGAACACGCTGCTGCCGCTCGCGGGAAGCCGCACCCGCCCGCTTCCCCACGGCCAGAGCCCGCCGATCACCTTGAACAGGCTGCTCGTCACGGTCGGATCGCCGGCGACGAGCACCCGCTCGCCGCGGCGGATCTCGGCGTCGAAGTGCTCGAGCAGGACCAGCCCCGACGGGTCGGCGATGCAGAGATCCTCGAACGCGATCCGGTGGCCGTCGGACTCGGCGATGGCGATGCGGTGGTCCGTGGGCGCGCGCGTCTCGGCGTCGAGCCGCTGCATGTCGTCGTACAGCGAGCGCACGCGGTCGGCCGACGCGCGGCAGCGCGCGATCTCTCCCACGTTGTCGACCGGCCAGGAGAGCGCGGAGGTCAGGCGCTGGAACGCCTGCGCGGCCTGCATCAGCGCGCCGAGCGACATCGCGCCCAGGATGTACTGCGGCGCCGCGACCAGGATCGGGAACACCGGCAGCAGCCCGCCGTAGCCGGTCGAGAACGAGACGATCCCCATGTAGGCGAGTGACTGGCGATCCCAGTCACGGACGATCCGAGCGAAGCGCGACGCGGCGCCGCTGCGCTCGATCGGCTCGCCGTGCATGAGCGCGATCGACTCCGAGTGCTCGCGCGCCCGAGCCAGCCCGAAGCGGTAGTCCGCCTCGGCGCTCTGCAGCGCGTTGGTGGTGCGCACGAGCGGCCGCCCGAGCAGCCAGCCCAGCGCCGTGCCCACGCCCGCGTACAGGAACGCGAGCGGCACCATGTAGCCCGGCACCTGCGTGGTGGTTCCGGGCAGGGTCATCGAGCCGGAGACCGACCAGAGGATCTCGACGAAGAGCCCGAGCGTGAGCAGCGAGTAGACCAGAGTGTGCGCGAGCGCGATCGCGCTCTCGGTCGCGATGCGGATGTCCTCGGCGATGCGCTGGTCGGGGTTGTCGTGCTCGCCCGCGGAAAACAGCAGCCGGTAGTGGCGGCCGTCCCGCATCCAGCGCCCGACCAGCTGCTCGGTGAGCCAGGCGCGCCAGTCGAGCTGCAGCCAGCGCTTGGCGAGCAGGTGCGCCGCCGTGACCCCGATCGACGCCGCGAAGATCAGCGCGAAGACGCCGACCTGCACCAGCACGCCGCGCACCGAGCGCTGCTCGAGCGCGTCGAAGAGCGCGCGGTTCCAGTAGTTCCCCCAGACCGCGATCCCCACCTGCGCGACCGTGAGCAGGAACAGCAGCAGGGTCACTCCGCGAATCCTGCGCTTGCGCTCGCAGCTCCAGTAAGGGCCGGCGAGCTGGATCATCCGGCGCACGAAGCCGACCGGCGCCACGGACGGGGCGCCCGGGTCTGAACCGGACTGGGGTCGGGGCGGGCTCACGGCTGCTGGCGATCGTAGCCCGGAGCCCCACCCGTGGCCGGATCGAGGTGGGCGAGTCTCAAGGTCCACCCGGCCGCAGCTCCAGCCCTAAATAATTTCCTGTACTCGGATATGTGACCCGCTGTAGTGTAGGAAGGACGCCACGAGTTAGGGCCGTGCGGTAGTTCACCCGGCGACCCGTGGTTCTCGAATCTGGGGAAGGGGGATTCAAATAAGGAAGGGTGGGATCGAGGATTTAACTGAGTGGCTTCCGGCAGTTCGGCTGGCCGTCCTGATCGGGGTGCTGAGCCTGATCGGAGCCCCTGGGCTGGCCTTGGCCGGGCCGTGCGAAGTCACTCCGACCGGTGGAACGGTGATGCTGCCGCCGATCGGCTGTGAATATCTAAGCCCGGACGAGGTTCACGAGATCATCGCCGGGCTGCCGCCCGGGACGACGATCCAGCTGGCTCCGATCCACAAGGACTTCATGTGCCGTGAGCCCGGCTCGATCAGTCCGCCGGGATCGTGCACCGTGAGCATGCCTCCAGGCACCTGCGAGGCGGCCGGCGGCTCGCTGGCTGGAACCGTCGACTGCAGCCCGACGACCGCGGAGTTCGAGCTCACCGGCACGGGTGACTTGGCCGGCTTTCACCGGATCGTCTCGGTGCCGCTGCAAATGGAGGTCCACGCCGCGCCGCGCACGGCCGGGGCTCCGATCCAGAGCTTCGACACCGCGATGATGTTCCTCCAGGGGCAGCTCCCGCCGGGCGACCCGGACTTCGACCTGCTTCGGATCACGGGCGGGCAGTTCCATGGCATGCCGAGCCCCGGTCACACGACGCTCACGCTGCGGCCGAGCGGCAAATACGAGGTCGACAGCTTCTTCGACATCACCTACCGGATCGACTTCATCGGCGCGCCGGGCGGGCCGCTCGCCGGCTCCTCGGGCAGCACGACCGGGACGATCCGGATGGAGACCGGGAGCACCTCCGCGGTGCCGGCCGTTCCCAAGCCGAGCCTGACGCTGGTCGGGTTGATCCTGCTCGCGGGGGCGGCGCTGTTCATCCCGCGGCTCCGGCGAAAGGCGGCTTCCGCGTAGCTGGAGCGATCTCCTCCTCCCCCGGGGTGACTGCCCCGGGGGAGAGCGCCGTCCCTGGGGACCCGTGATCGGACGCCGGTATACACGGCGGCTCGATGGTGGGACACTCGGGCGGCTGTCTCGGAGCGGGTCGCCGAAGCGATGGATGCTGTCTTGCTGCAGATCTCCTCACGAATCCGGAGTCACCTCTTCGGGATCGACACCCGCGAGGTCGAGTTCGCACGGCGCGGCTTCGCGGTCCGCGAGCCGACCGCGGCGGCGCGACTCGAAGGCGTGGCTCGGACCTTCGTCGCCGGGTATCGGCTGGCGCTGGCACAGCCCGAGGCGGGGCGACTCGCGCTCGAGCTCGATCGGATCCCGGCCGAGCGGCGCGGCTTCGCTTACGAGGGCGCGGGAATGGCGCTCGAGCTTCTGGACCGCGTGACTCCGTGGCGGCGCGATCGCCTGCAGTCCTTTCTCGCTGGCCCCGGCGAGCCACACACGTACATGGTTCTGATCGGCGCGGGCTGGGCGTGGGCGCGGCTGCGGCGGCGGGTGGAGCCGCTGCTTCGCTCGCTCGATCCCGTGGTCGGCTGGCTGGCGCTGGACGGGTACGGCTTCCACGAGGGCTTCTTCCACACCGAGAGGACCGTCGCGCGACACGAGCAGCCGCACGGTCTGCGCGGTGCAGCGCTGCGCGTCTTCGACTGCGGCCTCGGCCGCAGCCTCTGGTTCGTCTGCTGCGCGGACCCCGACGCCGTCGCCGCCTGCGTCGCGGGCTTTCCGGTCGAACGTCGCGCCGATCTCTGGAGCGGCATCGGCCTCGCCTGCTCGTACGCGGGCGGCGTGGACGACGAGGCGGTCGAGCGGCTCGTTCGGCGCGCGGGCGCGCAGCGCGGCGCCATGGCCCAGGGAGCGGCCTTTGCCGCCGAGGCGCGGCTGCGTGCAGTTATTCCCGCGGAGCACACGCGGCGCGCGGTCGAGCGGATCGCCGGCAGCTCCGTCGAGCTCGCGGCCAAGCTCTGTCACAGCGAGCTCGCTCGGGTCGAAGCGGTACCTCGCCGCGCCGGTGACGAGACGGGGTTCGAGGGCTGGCGTCGCGGAATCCGCGAGACACTCGAGCGCGGCTTCCCCGCCGGTGTCGGGGCCGGGTCGTGACGGATCGGCTGCCCGCCCATCGGCGTCACGCGGCCAAGCTCGCGGCGATCGCGCTGATCGCTGCGGTCGGCTCCGCCGTCGGCCTGCCCGAGCTCGGCGCCGACGAGCGATCCGCGCTCGCCTCGCGCTTCCACTTCGCACCGGTCGCGCTCGAGGAGTGGTCCGAAGGCCCCCACCAGACCCGGCGCAGCGTGAACCCGAGCCTGGAGCGCCACTCCGGCTGGATCTCCGCGGTCGGCGCGGCCGTCGCGCTCGCGGACATCGATGGCGACGGCCTCGCGAACGACGTGTGTCAGGTCGACCCGCGCACGGACCGAGTCACGATCGCGCCGGTGCCGGGAAGCGGCGCCCGCTACCCGATCACCGCGCTCTCGGCTGGCTCGCTGCCATACGACGCCGCCACGATGGCGCCGATGGGCTGCGTGCCTGGCGACTTCAACGAGGACGGCCGAACGGATCTGTTCGTGTACTACTGGGGCCGCACGCCGATCTCGTTCCTGTCCCGCGCCGCCCCCGGCGAGAAGCCGAGCGCCGCGGGCTACGTCCCGCTCGAGCTCAGCCGCAGCGGCGAGCGCTGGTACACCAACGCCGCCACGTTCGCCGACATCGACGGCGACGGCCACGCGGACCTGCTGATCGGCAACTACTTCCAGGACGGCGCGCGAATCCTGGACGCAGGCGCGACCGAGCCCGATTCGATGCAGCACTCCATGTCGCGCGCCTACAACGGGGGCAAGAACCGCGTCTTCCTGTGGTCGGCGAAGGATTCGGGCACGAGTCGCGAGCCGCGCGTGGCGTACCGGGAAGTCGCTGGAGTCTTCGACGAGCTCTCGCTGCACGCGTGGACGCTCGCGATCGGAGCCGCCGACCTCGACGGCGACCTGCGGCCCGAGCTGTACTTCGCCAACGACTTCGGACCGGATCGCCTGTACCGCAACGCCTCACGCGCGGGCCGACCGCGCTTCGAGCTGGTAGAAGGCAAGCGCGGGCTCGACACACCGCGCTCTCGCGTTCTCGGACGCGACTCGTTCAAGGGAATGGGCGTGGACTTCGCCGACGTGAACGGCGACGGTCGACTCGACTTCTTCATCAGCAACATCGCCGACGACTACGCGCTGCTCGAGAGCCACTTTCTGTTCGTGAGCGACGGCGAATGGGGCAGCCCGGGCACGGGCGTCGCGCCCTACTCCGACCAGGGCGATGCGCTCGGCGTCGCGCGCAGCAGCTGGGGCTGGGACACGCGCTTTGGCGACTTCGACAACGACGGCGTGCCCGAGGCCGTGCAGGCCACAGGCTTCGCGAAGGGTGACACCAACCGCTGGCCCGAGCTGCAGGAGCTCGCGACCGCGAACGACGAGCTGCTGGCGCTCGCGGGAACCTGGCCGCGCTTCCAGGCGGGCGACGATCTCTCCGGTCACGCTCCGAACCCGTTCTACGCGCGCGCCAGCGACGGACGCTACTACGACCTGTCGGCGGAGCTCGGCATCGATCAGCCGCAAGTCTCGCGCGGCATCGCCACCGCGGACGTCGACGGCGACGGCGACCTCGACTTCGCGGTCGCGAACCAGTGGGAGCCGTCGGTCTTCTATCGCAACGAGCGCTCCGGAGCGGCGAACGCCTTCCTGGGCCTGCACCTCGCCCACCCCGTGGGCGGCGCGGCGAAAGAGGTCCGCGTGCGCAGCGGACACCCGGACGGCGCGAGCTGGCCCGCGATCGGCGCCGCGGCGACCGTGCGCCGCGCGGACGGGCGCGTCCTGGTCGGCCAGGTCGACGGCGGAAACGGCCACTCGGGCGTGCGCAGCCCGGAGCTCCACTTCGGGCTCGGCGACGCGGGAGACCGATCGAGCCGCGTCCTCGTGCGCTACCGCGACCGCTTCGGACGGCCCGCGCAGGTCGAGCTCGATCTCGCTTCGGGCTGGCACACCGTGGTGTTGCCGGACGCGCCGGACCCCGACTGGCTGGTCGGCGCGGCCGCGCACGACGAACGCGCGGGAGGCGTGCAGTGACCTCGGCCGTCTCGGACGTCGGCGGCTTCCGTCCGACCGCGCCGCCCGGGCCGTCGGCACCGACACCGATCGGGGTCGGCGCGATCGACTGGGGCCAGCAGGCGCGGCTCGGGGGTCTGCGGCGCTTCGCCTTCGCGATCACGCTGCTGAACGTCGTCGGCCACGTCTTCCTCGGCTTCGAGACCTCCTGGGCGCACCCGCTGGCGGCGCTGGCGACCGGCTACACCGTCGAGCTCCTGCTCGAGACGATCGACGCGCGCGCGCGGAGAACCAAGCCCCGCTATCTCACCGGCTCCTTCGGCGGCTTCGTCGACTTCCTGCTCTCCGCGCACATCTCGTCGCTCGCGGTGTCGATGCTGCTCTACCCCAACGAACACCTGATGCCGGTGGTCTTCGCCACGACGCTCGCGATCGGCTCGAAGCTGGCGTTCCGCGTCGAGATCGACGGGCGCACGCGCCACTTCATGAACCCCTCGAACCTGGGGATCGCGACCACGCTCTTCCTGTTCCCATGGGTCGGCATCGCGCCGCCGTACCAGTTCACCGAGAACATCGCGGGGCCGTGGGACTGGGCGTTCCCGCTTCTCGTCGTCACGACCGGAAGCTTCATCAACGCGCGCTTCACGCGCCGGCTGCCGCTGCTGCTCGCCTGGCTCGGCGGCTTCGCCGCGCAGGCGTGGCTGCGGCACTGGCTGCTGGGCGCCGCGCTCGTTCCCGCGCTCGGGCCGATGACCGGCCTCGCATTCCTCCTCTTCACCTTCTACATGGTCACCGACCCGCCGACGACGCCGACCTCGAAGCGCAACCAGATCCTGTTCGGGCTCGGCGTGGCCGCGACTTACGGGCTGCTGATGGCCTGGCACGTGGTGTTCGGGCTGTTCTTCTCGCTCGTGATCGTCTGCGGGATTCGCGGCGGCTGGCACGTGGCCGCATCTCTCCTGGGCAGAGCCGGTCCGCGGTCGGTCTGAGACGTGCGCACGCCCGTCGCGATCGTGGGCTTGGCGTGCCACTACCCCGACGCGAGCTCGGCGGACGAGCTCTTCGACAACGTCGCTGCGGGGCGGCGCGCGTTCCGGCGGATTCCCGAGGAGAGGCTCTCGCTCGCGGATTACGGATCGATCGACGCGGGCGACGTCGACCGCACCTACGTCACGCAGGCCGCGACGATCGAAGGCTACGAGTTCGACCGGCTGCGCTTCAGGATCGTCCGCAGCACCTACCGCTCGGCGGATCTCACCCACTGGCTCGCGCTGGACGTGGCCGAGCGGGCGCTGCGCGACGCGGGCTTTCCCGACGGCGACGGTCTCCCGCGCGAGCGGACCGGCGTGGTGCTCGGCAACACCCTGACGGGCGAGTTCTCTCGCGCGCAGGCGCTTCGGCTGCGCTGGCCCTACGTGGAGCGCGTGCTCGGCGCGGCCCTCGCCGATCTGATTCCCGAAGCGCCCGCGCGCAAGCAGCGGATCGCCGAGATCGAGTCGCGCTACAAGGCGCCCTTCGAGCCCTTCGGAGACGAGAGTCTCGCCGGCGGGCTCGCCAACACGATCGCAGGTCGGATCTGCAATTTCTTCGACCTGAAGGGGGGCGGCTTCACCGTCGACGGCGCCTGCTCGCCGTCGCGAACGCGTGCGCATCGCTCGAGGCGCGCGATCTCGACGTGGCGATCGCGGGCGGCGTCGACCTGAGCCTCGATCCATTCGAGCTGGTCGGCTTCGCCCGCGCCGGCGCGCTCGCGCGCGACGAGATGCGGGTCTACGACCGCCGCCCGCAGGGATTCTGGCCCGGCGAGGGCTGCGGGCTGCTGGTGCTGATGCGCGAGCCGGACGCGGTGGAGCGTGGTCTGCGCGTCTACGCGCGGATTCGCGGCTGGGGAATCTCTTCCGACGGCGCCGGCGGGATCTCGCGTCCGGAGCTTCCGGGTCAGCTCCTCGCGCTTCGCCGCGCCTACGCGAGCGCGGGCTTCGGTCCGGAGACGGTCGCCTGCTTCGAGGGCCACGGCACCGGCACCGAGGTCGGCGACGCGACGGAGCTCGCGGCGCTCACGCAGCTTCTGCGC carries:
- a CDS encoding acyltransferase; this translates as MSPSSKTGSAAPRGAGGGSRSGLLDLVRLFASFDIVAYHTGGALGDGSMFRLGIGMEIFLLMSGVSVGLHSGERPLRPFLAERARRYLTPFAFWWVVYAALLSFSALRHEQPAFSWFEPSMIWRGSYYHLWFMPVALGVCVAVEALRLASRNVPSRVFVAVVLLLSPLLFHAGPALRPHVSIGVYEWVWAIPAVPISVAFCRIIALPRTPRWPLAMLCFAGAVALSGLAVWYVDRDTFPLRFAVGAFLIGLGFAVSYPSNALLFRIRTMTAGIFLCHPLVIRGVLRFIEPLPIALIAAIIWVLAACLTLVLQRTRLARFAGAPPETAAPVARHKPSHAVSA
- a CDS encoding enediyne biosynthesis protein UnbU, producing MDWGQQARLGGLRRFAFAITLLNVVGHVFLGFETSWAHPLAALATGYTVELLLETIDARARRTKPRYLTGSFGGFVDFLLSAHISSLAVSMLLYPNEHLMPVVFATTLAIGSKLAFRVEIDGRTRHFMNPSNLGIATTLFLFPWVGIAPPYQFTENIAGPWDWAFPLLVVTTGSFINARFTRRLPLLLAWLGGFAAQAWLRHWLLGAALVPALGPMTGLAFLLFTFYMVTDPPTTPTSKRNQILFGLGVAATYGLLMAWHVVFGLFFSLVIVCGIRGGWHVAASLLGRAGPRSV
- a CDS encoding glucan 1,3-beta-glucosidase, translated to MTPSLFAGLAARDETSFCAELGRERAAQRLRAHWDAFVSRDDFAWLAEIGIDAVRIPLGHWIFGPPYPYHESYGADPHPYVEGGIDVLDRALDQAAEHGLRVALDLHAAPGCQNGFDNGGIQDVCDWHTREEYLAHSVDVLARLASRYRGHAALHAIELLNEPRWDVPTELLKGWYLRAYAAVRAHCRAEDVAVIVHDGFRSHREYLGFLQPPRFENAILDVHRYQCFDPADIALDLAGHVHKAGVLWRDEAETIQAELGLPAIVGEWSLGLAPATTAATEPAVLDAALRAYASAQLEAFERYHGWFFWSYRTETMPAWSLRDSVERGWLPRRFD
- a CDS encoding ABC transporter ATP-binding protein/permease; this encodes MIQLAGPYWSCERKRRIRGVTLLLFLLTVAQVGIAVWGNYWNRALFDALEQRSVRGVLVQVGVFALIFAASIGVTAAHLLAKRWLQLDWRAWLTEQLVGRWMRDGRHYRLLFSAGEHDNPDQRIAEDIRIATESAIALAHTLVYSLLTLGLFVEILWSVSGSMTLPGTTTQVPGYMVPLAFLYAGVGTALGWLLGRPLVRTTNALQSAEADYRFGLARAREHSESIALMHGEPIERSGAASRFARIVRDWDRQSLAYMGIVSFSTGYGGLLPVFPILVAAPQYILGAMSLGALMQAAQAFQRLTSALSWPVDNVGEIARCRASADRVRSLYDDMQRLDAETRAPTDHRIAIAESDGHRIAFEDLCIADPSGLVLLEHFDAEIRRGERVLVAGDPTVTSSLFKVIGGLWPWGSGRVRLPASGSSVFMPQRPFLPEGTLRRALCYPRPPDAHSDERIRYALECAGVAWLAPRLDDAASWEQVLPLRAQQRLGFVRVFLQRPAWIFMEEATDAFDPKGERLILEMLHRELPDAGVLTISFHPGLEPLHQRKIVLTRLREKKYL
- a CDS encoding CRTAC1 family protein, whose translation is MTDRLPAHRRHAAKLAAIALIAAVGSAVGLPELGADERSALASRFHFAPVALEEWSEGPHQTRRSVNPSLERHSGWISAVGAAVALADIDGDGLANDVCQVDPRTDRVTIAPVPGSGARYPITALSAGSLPYDAATMAPMGCVPGDFNEDGRTDLFVYYWGRTPISFLSRAAPGEKPSAAGYVPLELSRSGERWYTNAATFADIDGDGHADLLIGNYFQDGARILDAGATEPDSMQHSMSRAYNGGKNRVFLWSAKDSGTSREPRVAYREVAGVFDELSLHAWTLAIGAADLDGDLRPELYFANDFGPDRLYRNASRAGRPRFELVEGKRGLDTPRSRVLGRDSFKGMGVDFADVNGDGRLDFFISNIADDYALLESHFLFVSDGEWGSPGTGVAPYSDQGDALGVARSSWGWDTRFGDFDNDGVPEAVQATGFAKGDTNRWPELQELATANDELLALAGTWPRFQAGDDLSGHAPNPFYARASDGRYYDLSAELGIDQPQVSRGIATADVDGDGDLDFAVANQWEPSVFYRNERSGAANAFLGLHLAHPVGGAAKEVRVRSGHPDGASWPAIGAAATVRRADGRVLVGQVDGGNGHSGVRSPELHFGLGDAGDRSSRVLVRYRDRFGRPAQVELDLASGWHTVVLPDAPDPDWLVGAAAHDERAGGVQ
- a CDS encoding DUF1702 family protein, yielding MDAVLLQISSRIRSHLFGIDTREVEFARRGFAVREPTAAARLEGVARTFVAGYRLALAQPEAGRLALELDRIPAERRGFAYEGAGMALELLDRVTPWRRDRLQSFLAGPGEPHTYMVLIGAGWAWARLRRRVEPLLRSLDPVVGWLALDGYGFHEGFFHTERTVARHEQPHGLRGAALRVFDCGLGRSLWFVCCADPDAVAACVAGFPVERRADLWSGIGLACSYAGGVDDEAVERLVRRAGAQRGAMAQGAAFAAEARLRAVIPAEHTRRAVERIAGSSVELAAKLCHSELARVEAVPRRAGDETGFEGWRRGIRETLERGFPAGVGAGS